A stretch of Sphingorhabdus sp. YGSMI21 DNA encodes these proteins:
- a CDS encoding copper resistance protein B gives MSRTSVIILPALAAAMLPVSAQAQDHDAHQGHATPKTSPETAPSSAPQAIPVDPHAGHVMPASAEPNQPSEMEDMDHAAVDHASMDHSKMNHETLEQDKADQSAMDHGAMGHDMMEGAASPGPEIETPPPPGAPSSPPRAADAIWGADAMRASRRDLQQTHGDYPLFWFQADRAEVQVRESSDGYLWDVQGYYGGTTSKFWFKSEGEGSFGEKVEDAEFQALYSRAIAPFFDLQAGVRQDIGGPDTTHLALGIQGLAPYAFELDGAVFVSHRGDITARFEAELDQKITQSLILQPRGEVNLSAQDIPQLGIGAGIDQLELGLRLRYEIKREFAPYIGIEQSWRLGGSADFARAQGEDPSVTNYVVGIRFWF, from the coding sequence ATGAGCCGAACTTCAGTCATCATTTTGCCCGCTTTGGCAGCGGCGATGCTACCTGTATCGGCGCAAGCCCAGGATCATGATGCGCATCAGGGCCACGCTACCCCAAAGACTTCACCCGAGACCGCCCCGTCATCTGCCCCGCAAGCAATTCCCGTCGACCCGCACGCTGGCCACGTCATGCCAGCTTCCGCTGAACCAAACCAACCTTCCGAAATGGAAGATATGGATCATGCGGCCGTGGATCACGCCTCGATGGACCATAGCAAGATGAATCATGAGACACTGGAGCAGGACAAGGCGGACCAGTCTGCAATGGATCATGGCGCTATGGGTCATGATATGATGGAAGGCGCGGCTTCGCCCGGTCCCGAAATAGAAACGCCGCCCCCTCCGGGAGCGCCCAGCAGCCCGCCGCGCGCTGCCGACGCAATCTGGGGCGCAGATGCCATGCGCGCATCGCGCCGCGACTTGCAACAAACTCACGGCGACTACCCGCTATTCTGGTTTCAGGCAGACCGTGCTGAAGTGCAGGTCCGGGAGAGCTCGGACGGATATCTATGGGACGTTCAAGGCTATTATGGCGGAACCACCAGCAAATTCTGGTTCAAGAGCGAAGGCGAAGGCAGTTTCGGAGAGAAGGTCGAAGATGCAGAATTTCAGGCGCTTTATTCGCGCGCCATCGCACCGTTCTTCGATCTCCAAGCCGGGGTACGACAGGATATTGGCGGGCCGGACACAACCCATTTGGCCCTCGGCATTCAAGGCCTTGCACCCTATGCGTTTGAATTGGACGGAGCCGTATTTGTCTCGCATCGCGGCGACATAACGGCCCGTTTCGAAGCCGAACTTGACCAGAAAATCACTCAAAGCCTGATCCTGCAGCCGCGCGGCGAAGTCAATCTTTCCGCTCAGGATATTCCGCAGCTTGGGATCGGAGCGGGCATAGACCAACTCGAACTGGGCCTGCGTTTGCGGTATGAAATCAAACGCGAATTCGCCCCTTATATCGGGATTGAACAAAGCTGGCGTCTCGGCGGCAGCGCCGACTTTGCAAGGGCTCAAGGTGAGGACCCCAGCGTTACCAATTATGTCGTCGGCATTCGTTTCTGGTTTTAG
- the ssb gene encoding single-stranded DNA-binding protein, with the protein MKNTVTLVGFVGNDPEVRETKSDATITNISLATTRSFKDSEGERQKDTEWHRITCFNGIGKCVADHVTKGAMIMVTGRIHYTKWTDDKNNTRYGCEIIAEQVDFLSKAKAKSTD; encoded by the coding sequence ATGAAAAACACAGTCACACTCGTCGGCTTCGTAGGGAACGATCCAGAGGTTCGCGAAACCAAGTCAGATGCAACAATTACAAACATCTCTTTGGCGACAACACGCAGCTTCAAAGACAGCGAAGGCGAACGTCAGAAAGATACCGAGTGGCACCGGATTACCTGCTTCAATGGCATCGGCAAATGCGTTGCCGACCATGTCACCAAAGGAGCCATGATCATGGTCACGGGACGTATCCATTATACCAAGTGGACAGACGATAAAAACAACACTCGTTATGGCTGTGAAATCATCGCCGAGCAGGTTGATTTTCTTTCCAAAGCGAAAGCCAAATCTACCGACTAA
- the metC gene encoding cystathionine beta-lyase gives MTKLVRSSSPSAKAAGLLNPPVHRASTITFDNVEAYTGRHSRIYDDVIYGLYGTETTFALEAAIAALEGGHRTVVTSSGTAAISLSLSAFLSAGDHLLVIDTVYRSTRRFCDDVLTAMGVEVSYFDPGVGSDIVAQFRPNTRAIFLETPGSLTFEMPDIAAITAVARAREIVTMIDNTWATPLYFRPIKHGVDVSIAAATKYLSGHSDVMLGAMTAANSDIFRKLKDAARYWGNCVGPDDCYLVHRGLRTLDVRLERHQRNALKLIGWFQQQPEVRHVLYPGIASDPGHAIWRRDFDGATGLFGVLLDDMTPQETSVFFNQFQLFQLGASWGGFESLIVPAWPAPERSCTPVEKGSLIRVHAGLEACDDLIADLSAAFDQLRSFRSGTGS, from the coding sequence ATGACGAAGCTTGTTCGTTCGAGCTCACCCTCGGCGAAAGCGGCGGGTCTGCTCAACCCTCCGGTCCACCGCGCCTCAACGATCACTTTTGACAACGTCGAAGCCTATACGGGTCGGCATAGCCGTATCTATGACGATGTCATCTATGGTCTGTACGGGACCGAAACGACTTTCGCCCTCGAAGCGGCCATCGCGGCGCTCGAAGGGGGGCACCGGACGGTGGTTACCTCCTCCGGGACGGCAGCAATTTCGCTCAGTTTGTCGGCATTTTTGTCGGCGGGCGATCACCTACTGGTCATCGATACCGTGTATCGTTCGACGCGTAGATTCTGTGACGATGTCTTGACCGCAATGGGGGTCGAGGTCTCTTATTTCGACCCTGGCGTGGGAAGCGACATCGTCGCCCAGTTCCGGCCGAACACGCGCGCCATCTTCCTCGAGACTCCGGGCTCGCTAACCTTTGAGATGCCCGATATTGCCGCGATTACAGCCGTGGCGCGCGCGCGAGAGATTGTAACGATGATCGATAACACTTGGGCCACCCCGCTCTATTTCCGCCCGATCAAGCATGGCGTCGATGTGTCGATAGCCGCGGCGACCAAATATCTGTCGGGACATTCCGATGTAATGCTCGGCGCGATGACCGCAGCGAATTCCGATATCTTCCGAAAGTTGAAGGACGCCGCGCGCTACTGGGGAAACTGTGTAGGGCCGGACGATTGCTACCTCGTGCATCGCGGGTTGCGGACCCTCGACGTGCGTCTGGAGCGACACCAGCGCAACGCCTTGAAACTCATCGGTTGGTTCCAGCAGCAGCCCGAGGTCCGCCATGTGCTCTATCCCGGCATCGCTTCGGACCCGGGGCACGCAATCTGGCGGCGCGATTTTGATGGGGCAACGGGTCTGTTCGGCGTTTTGCTTGATGATATGACACCGCAAGAAACTTCGGTTTTCTTCAATCAATTCCAGTTGTTTCAGTTGGGTGCCAGTTGGGGTGGGTTCGAAAGTCTGATTGTTCCCGCCTGGCCCGCGCCAGAGCGCAGTTGCACACCGGTCGAAAAGGGGAGTTTGATACGTGTCCACGCGGGGCTTGAAGCATGCGACGATCTGATCGCCGACCTTTCGGCTGCCTTCGATCAGCTTCGGTCCTTCAGGAGCGGGACGGGATCGTGA
- a CDS encoding pyridoxal-phosphate dependent enzyme: protein MRRSDRRPFGCLRSASVLQERDGIVTQSMPPLPESRGDIFDGRRLALNPMLAGFSCIRCQMELPVGDYFEGCPDCLARGKPSTLRSIYRDLPPVLSNGRAHGMRRFAAWMPYISWVSLGEGGTSCARFSSLANELGVADIHIKNEGQNPSGSHKDRMSCMAVARALDIGATTIVAASSGNGGASLALYAAAAGLKCCIVTTPALSRVFQRAITMTGAQIVTASESLERWDHIAKMVKEQGAFSATNYLDPPVGSNHFGLDGLKTIAYEMLEELGPDLVDVVLVPTSRGDLIWGLAEGFDQLKAAGLIKSVPRLYAVEPFARISAVLGGESITGSFPGTTRLASIGGSTVTYQAMEAIRASGGGAVIVKDEMVSRDQIRLARHGCYAELSSAATLTGLELLLKNGVISPDATVALIATSNGYKEDANGGSGQ from the coding sequence ATGCGACGATCTGATCGCCGACCTTTCGGCTGCCTTCGATCAGCTTCGGTCCTTCAGGAGCGGGACGGGATCGTGACACAATCAATGCCGCCTTTGCCGGAAAGCCGTGGCGATATCTTTGATGGACGTCGTCTTGCGTTGAACCCGATGCTGGCGGGGTTTTCCTGCATCCGGTGCCAGATGGAACTACCAGTCGGGGACTATTTTGAAGGATGCCCCGACTGTCTCGCACGCGGTAAACCTTCGACGTTGCGGTCGATATATCGCGACCTGCCGCCCGTGCTGAGCAACGGCCGCGCCCATGGGATGCGGCGATTTGCAGCGTGGATGCCTTATATATCTTGGGTTTCGCTCGGCGAAGGTGGGACGTCCTGCGCGCGCTTTTCTTCCTTGGCCAATGAGCTTGGGGTAGCTGATATCCATATCAAGAACGAGGGCCAGAACCCCAGCGGCTCACACAAGGACAGGATGAGTTGCATGGCGGTTGCCCGCGCACTTGACATAGGGGCTACAACAATAGTTGCAGCTTCGAGCGGCAATGGCGGGGCGTCACTGGCGCTCTATGCAGCGGCGGCGGGGTTGAAATGCTGCATCGTCACGACGCCCGCTTTGTCGCGGGTTTTTCAGCGAGCAATCACAATGACCGGAGCCCAAATTGTCACCGCTTCGGAAAGCCTTGAGCGTTGGGATCATATTGCCAAAATGGTGAAGGAGCAGGGCGCGTTTTCGGCGACAAACTATCTTGATCCGCCCGTAGGCAGCAATCATTTTGGATTGGATGGCCTCAAGACCATTGCCTATGAGATGCTCGAAGAGCTGGGACCAGACCTGGTCGATGTCGTGTTGGTTCCGACATCGCGAGGCGACCTGATCTGGGGTCTCGCGGAGGGTTTTGATCAGCTCAAGGCCGCCGGCTTGATCAAATCAGTTCCCCGGCTATATGCGGTCGAGCCGTTTGCGCGGATCAGCGCGGTGCTCGGTGGGGAGTCGATCACGGGCTCGTTTCCCGGAACGACTCGGCTGGCATCAATCGGCGGCTCGACGGTCACCTATCAGGCGATGGAGGCGATCCGTGCGTCGGGCGGTGGCGCGGTGATCGTGAAGGATGAAATGGTCTCTCGCGATCAGATCCGTCTCGCTCGCCATGGCTGCTATGCCGAACTGTCTTCGGCCGCGACGCTCACCGGACTCGAGCTTCTTTTAAAAAACGGGGTGATTTCACCTGACGCAACGGTTGCGCTGATTGCGACGTCGAATGGCTATAAGGAAGACGCAAACGGGGGGAGCGGCCAATGA
- a CDS encoding CopD family protein: MDDWPYLLLRFLHYAVLLGLFGLTAYRLIGLSWLSSDVQSLRFDRYLIGLATLAPLLSAALMVQSIAAMMGQPLWLTEWATIEAMIASTSMGWAFAARMALLSGALIALLLRHRLAAGLPITVALYGLAVASLAWNGHAAALEGGIGLFHRVNDAVHLLAAGLWLGAIGWFLHLTIGAHRSPDKTIAGPLLNAMHKFAPLGMALVAMVAITGLVNAQMIFGLHNSGTVLTTGYGQLLATKMAIVALMLLCGGRNALIGKRRAGAVSAGLDTDPTASLAALRISLSIEIALAIAVIGLVAIVGLMSPMS, encoded by the coding sequence ATGGACGACTGGCCCTACCTTCTGCTGCGGTTTCTGCACTATGCCGTGTTGCTCGGCCTGTTCGGACTGACCGCTTACCGGCTAATCGGGCTAAGTTGGCTGTCTAGCGACGTCCAATCTCTAAGGTTTGATAGATATCTGATTGGCCTTGCAACGCTTGCGCCGCTTCTTTCCGCTGCGTTGATGGTCCAAAGCATCGCCGCGATGATGGGGCAGCCCTTATGGTTGACTGAGTGGGCTACGATAGAAGCCATGATTGCTTCAACGAGCATGGGCTGGGCATTTGCCGCGCGCATGGCGCTGCTCTCAGGAGCTTTGATTGCATTATTACTCAGGCACCGCTTAGCTGCCGGTTTGCCTATTACAGTCGCCCTATACGGCTTGGCTGTAGCCAGCCTGGCATGGAACGGTCATGCTGCGGCTCTTGAAGGCGGTATTGGCCTATTTCACAGAGTTAACGATGCAGTTCACTTACTCGCTGCGGGGCTGTGGCTCGGAGCGATTGGTTGGTTTCTGCATCTCACCATCGGGGCACACCGCTCTCCGGACAAGACAATTGCCGGACCTTTGTTAAACGCAATGCATAAGTTTGCTCCGCTTGGAATGGCGCTTGTCGCCATGGTTGCAATCACCGGGCTCGTTAACGCGCAAATGATATTCGGTCTGCATAATAGCGGCACGGTGCTTACGACGGGTTATGGGCAGTTGCTCGCCACAAAGATGGCGATTGTGGCACTCATGCTGCTGTGCGGGGGGCGCAACGCGCTTATCGGCAAGCGCCGTGCAGGTGCAGTAAGTGCCGGCTTGGACACAGACCCAACCGCCAGTTTGGCGGCCCTACGCATCAGTTTATCAATTGAAATAGCTCTGGCAATCGCGGTCATTGGACTTGTAGCGATCGTGGGCCTGATGTCGCCGATGAGTTGA
- a CDS encoding copper resistance system multicopper oxidase: MTKLNRRNFLTAGAGAAGLGYMAAAMPAWARGHSVHGGGDTLIPAGFDEVSGEIIDLSIGSGHRIVEGRRGPGIAVNGSVPGPLIRLTEGQNVRLNVTNNLGVDSSIHWHGLLLPFQFDGVPGISFPGIKPKETFVYEFPIRQAGTYWYHSHSGLQEQSGHYGPMIIEPRGGDPIKVDRDYILLLSDFTTLDPHFVMNRLRTGEGYFNRQQNTWTDDYEMTGEERRMWAKMRMMPTDIADIGAPTYTFLANGSGANEGLEYLFKAGERVRIRVINGSAQSFFNFRIPGLAMSVVATDGQAVRPVEVDEFQIGTAETYDVIVEPGNAEAYSIVAESMDRSGMALATLVSAPGARASLPALRDPPLLTMADMGMNHGGGDMDSSSVDHAALGHGAMPVDKMASGEMPDMDMEGMSMDGMNMRDTSLLPPDVAIGPGIDMVSMAPVDKMDDPGLGLRDVSHRVLNYRMLVARDANADTREPSRLLELHLTGNMERYMWSFDGRMYSAVSDVPIGFAWNERVRVKLINNTMMAHPIHLHGMFFEMVNGQSPALQPRKNTMIVQPGASAQFDLTANEPGDWAFHCHLLYHMHGGMMQTVTVAGPGAAS; the protein is encoded by the coding sequence ATGACTAAACTGAACCGAAGAAATTTTCTCACCGCTGGCGCTGGTGCGGCTGGTCTGGGCTACATGGCAGCCGCTATGCCTGCATGGGCACGTGGCCACAGCGTGCATGGCGGCGGTGACACTCTCATCCCGGCTGGATTTGACGAGGTTAGCGGCGAAATTATTGATCTTTCGATTGGGAGCGGTCACCGGATCGTCGAAGGGCGGCGCGGTCCCGGTATAGCGGTAAATGGCAGTGTACCTGGCCCTCTGATACGGTTGACAGAGGGGCAGAATGTAAGGCTCAATGTTACCAATAATCTAGGCGTGGACAGCTCGATTCATTGGCACGGTTTACTGTTACCATTTCAGTTTGATGGCGTTCCTGGAATAAGCTTTCCGGGCATAAAGCCAAAGGAAACATTTGTTTATGAGTTCCCGATCCGGCAGGCTGGCACCTATTGGTATCACAGCCATTCGGGCTTGCAGGAGCAAAGCGGCCATTATGGTCCCATGATTATCGAGCCGCGCGGCGGCGATCCTATCAAAGTCGATCGTGATTATATTCTCCTGCTCAGCGACTTCACAACGCTCGACCCGCATTTCGTTATGAACCGCCTGCGCACTGGCGAAGGGTATTTCAATCGCCAGCAAAATACTTGGACCGATGATTACGAGATGACGGGTGAGGAACGGCGGATGTGGGCCAAAATGCGGATGATGCCGACCGACATCGCCGACATTGGCGCGCCGACCTATACATTCCTCGCCAATGGGAGCGGAGCGAATGAGGGACTGGAATATCTGTTCAAAGCTGGCGAACGCGTCCGGATACGGGTGATCAATGGATCGGCGCAGAGTTTCTTCAATTTTCGTATTCCTGGCCTTGCAATGAGCGTGGTCGCAACTGACGGGCAAGCTGTGCGTCCGGTTGAAGTCGATGAGTTTCAGATCGGCACCGCCGAAACCTATGACGTGATTGTCGAGCCCGGTAATGCCGAAGCTTACAGCATTGTCGCAGAATCTATGGACCGTTCGGGCATGGCGCTGGCTACTCTGGTGAGTGCGCCTGGTGCGCGTGCCTCACTGCCCGCTTTGCGCGATCCACCGCTGCTGACCATGGCGGACATGGGCATGAACCATGGCGGCGGGGATATGGACAGCAGTAGCGTCGACCATGCCGCTTTGGGCCACGGTGCAATGCCCGTAGATAAAATGGCTTCTGGCGAAATGCCCGATATGGATATGGAAGGCATGAGCATGGACGGCATGAATATGCGCGATACTTCGCTCCTGCCGCCCGATGTAGCAATTGGTCCGGGTATCGACATGGTATCAATGGCACCCGTGGACAAAATGGATGATCCGGGCCTTGGGCTGCGCGATGTCAGTCACCGCGTTCTAAATTACCGGATGCTGGTTGCCCGCGATGCTAACGCGGACACCCGTGAGCCCTCACGCTTGCTTGAATTGCATCTGACCGGAAATATGGAACGCTACATGTGGTCCTTCGACGGCCGCATGTATAGCGCGGTAAGCGACGTGCCAATCGGCTTCGCGTGGAACGAACGGGTCCGTGTCAAGCTGATCAACAACACGATGATGGCGCATCCGATCCATTTGCACGGCATGTTCTTTGAAATGGTCAACGGGCAGTCACCCGCATTGCAACCGCGCAAAAACACTATGATCGTCCAGCCTGGAGCCAGCGCTCAGTTTGATTTGACAGCAAACGAGCCGGGCGATTGGGCTTTTCACTGCCATCTCCTTTACCATATGCATGGCGGAATGATGCAGACAGTGACGGTCGCCGGTCCTGGAGCAGCATCATGA
- a CDS encoding nuclear transport factor 2 family protein produces the protein MMNNYKLALGSALGFAAISSPAFAQTMDHSGHSMDHGDHQALDKDANTDASGAVASLAAYRNALVSGDADAMTALFAEESYIYENGKDEGSFAHYMEHHLGPELGSIKSFTFTDPTIAVTRMGHMAFARETYDYRIELADGRVIEREGAATSVLSHDAAGWKIVQYHSSSRAPRKP, from the coding sequence ATGATGAACAACTATAAACTGGCATTGGGAAGCGCACTTGGTTTCGCGGCAATATCATCGCCCGCATTCGCTCAGACCATGGACCATTCAGGTCACTCGATGGATCATGGGGACCACCAGGCTTTAGACAAAGACGCAAACACAGATGCGAGCGGTGCCGTGGCTTCACTGGCTGCCTATCGCAACGCCCTGGTTAGCGGTGACGCGGATGCTATGACCGCCTTGTTTGCCGAAGAATCTTACATCTACGAAAACGGCAAAGATGAAGGCAGCTTTGCACATTATATGGAACATCATCTCGGCCCTGAGCTAGGTTCCATCAAAAGCTTCACCTTCACCGATCCGACAATTGCCGTAACCCGCATGGGCCACATGGCCTTTGCGCGCGAAACCTATGATTATCGCATCGAACTGGCTGACGGACGCGTGATCGAGCGCGAAGGCGCAGCAACCTCAGTCCTCAGCCATGATGCGGCAGGCTGGAAGATTGTTCAGTATCACTCGTCTTCACGCGCTCCGCGAAAACCATGA
- a CDS encoding APC family permease gives MKKAAASDSLLRREIGKIGVATIAMNGVIGSGIFALPAIAIAQTGYFSPWVFVLCGLLILSVALTLARTAGFFDITGGPVAYTTHAFGRYVGCQTGLLIYVSRVAAIAASANLIVSYAAALWEPLASGSPKIAAIIGYISLATMLNVVGVRAGMAMVYLISILKLLPLLLLIFVGLPTIEWVGVIGTDIPGTETLGQSMLVLMYAFIGFEFSLIAAGETRNARKAIPRTLVGTVVAISFCYALIQLVVVSVGSDLGKSDAPLVEVAGRLMGPAGALALGLGVVFSVGGGSLTSLLTAPRLTFALSRDGSLPAWFGKVSEKSHVPVNSILFCGLFSMTLAVSEGFVWLVTLSTLVRLLSYALCIASLPNIEKTIPAEEGQFRLRGGLAIPGIGFLLTLWLISHSTIQHFLIAGLIVILGSIIFFASSLSRKGSMDN, from the coding sequence ATGAAAAAGGCGGCGGCTTCTGACTCGCTCCTGCGGCGCGAAATTGGGAAAATCGGCGTCGCGACGATAGCGATGAATGGTGTAATAGGTTCTGGCATTTTTGCGTTACCGGCCATCGCGATAGCACAGACAGGCTATTTCAGTCCGTGGGTCTTTGTTCTGTGCGGGCTCCTGATCCTTTCGGTTGCACTCACACTGGCGCGAACCGCCGGCTTTTTCGATATCACAGGCGGGCCGGTCGCATACACCACCCATGCTTTCGGTCGATATGTCGGATGCCAGACGGGTTTGCTGATCTATGTGAGCCGCGTCGCCGCAATTGCAGCCAGCGCTAATCTCATAGTTAGCTATGCCGCCGCCCTGTGGGAACCGCTGGCATCTGGCTCTCCGAAAATCGCGGCGATCATAGGCTATATTTCGCTTGCCACGATGTTGAATGTGGTCGGCGTGCGAGCGGGAATGGCGATGGTTTACTTAATCAGCATCTTGAAGCTGCTGCCGTTGCTCCTTCTGATCTTTGTCGGGCTTCCGACAATTGAATGGGTCGGCGTGATCGGCACGGATATACCGGGTACTGAGACACTTGGACAATCGATGCTAGTTCTGATGTATGCGTTCATCGGCTTCGAGTTTAGCCTGATCGCGGCGGGTGAAACGCGTAATGCGAGAAAGGCCATACCGCGAACCCTTGTTGGAACGGTTGTCGCCATTTCCTTCTGCTATGCTCTTATCCAGCTCGTCGTCGTGTCGGTCGGATCCGATCTTGGGAAGAGCGACGCACCGCTTGTCGAAGTCGCTGGAAGACTCATGGGGCCGGCTGGCGCGCTTGCGCTTGGGCTTGGCGTGGTGTTTTCGGTTGGCGGGGGGAGCTTGACCTCTTTGCTTACGGCGCCGCGACTGACATTTGCTCTATCGCGCGATGGCAGCCTGCCGGCCTGGTTTGGCAAGGTGAGCGAAAAGAGCCATGTTCCCGTTAACTCAATCCTGTTCTGCGGTCTTTTCAGCATGACGCTCGCGGTCAGTGAGGGCTTTGTGTGGCTCGTTACTCTCAGCACTTTGGTTCGTCTACTGAGCTATGCTCTTTGCATCGCCTCACTGCCGAATATTGAAAAGACGATCCCAGCCGAAGAGGGGCAGTTCAGATTGCGCGGAGGACTCGCAATCCCGGGAATAGGGTTTTTGCTCACACTTTGGTTGATTAGCCACTCGACAATACAACATTTTCTAATAGCCGGGTTGATCGTTATACTTGGTTCAATCATTTTCTTCGCCTCCTCATTGAGCCGAAAGGGTAGCATGGACAATTGA
- a CDS encoding copper resistance protein CopC: MNFHNILQIGAYVIAIAVTSIPLTSQAHTRITASTPAEGAAVSKPKTVTMSFSEALHPPNVAASIVMSAMPDMKNHQPMVIRNFTSAWSNGNKTLTLNLRKPLQAGTYEVRWQAAFTVRLT, translated from the coding sequence TTGAATTTTCACAACATTTTACAGATTGGCGCTTATGTCATTGCTATAGCGGTTACGTCCATTCCTTTAACCTCGCAAGCTCACACGCGGATAACAGCGTCGACACCGGCAGAAGGCGCGGCAGTCTCCAAGCCAAAAACTGTGACAATGTCCTTCAGCGAAGCTTTGCATCCGCCAAATGTCGCGGCCAGCATTGTCATGTCCGCAATGCCCGACATGAAAAATCATCAGCCAATGGTCATTCGCAATTTCACCTCCGCTTGGTCAAATGGCAACAAAACGCTCACATTAAATCTCCGCAAGCCGCTCCAAGCAGGAACATATGAAGTGCGGTGGCAAGCTGCTTTCACAGTCAGACTGACCTGA
- a CDS encoding copper resistance protein CopC: MFSITRLHALRENHDGIYISHDCRFTGNIRLGRFRETNFLLFWKDKLMTFSNVLKAGAYALAVATASVPAISMAHTKVVASNPAQGASVSKPKNVTMTFSEALLPPTVAASIVMTAMPGMKNHQPMVIRNFTAAWSNGNKTLTLNLRKPLQAGTYEVRWQAAGADGHRMKGTVNFTVR; encoded by the coding sequence TTGTTCAGTATCACTCGTCTTCACGCGCTCCGCGAAAACCATGATGGAATATATATCAGCCATGATTGCCGGTTCACCGGAAATATCCGGCTTGGCCGTTTTCGTGAGACGAACTTTTTACTTTTCTGGAAAGATAAACTTATGACTTTTAGTAATGTTTTGAAAGCAGGCGCATATGCGCTTGCTGTTGCAACGGCCTCAGTACCAGCAATTTCGATGGCGCACACAAAAGTTGTTGCATCGAACCCCGCACAAGGCGCGTCAGTCTCCAAACCAAAAAACGTGACTATGACCTTCAGCGAAGCTTTGCTCCCGCCAACTGTCGCGGCCAGCATTGTCATGACCGCAATGCCCGGTATGAAAAATCATCAGCCAATGGTCATTCGCAATTTCACCGCCGCCTGGTCAAATGGTAACAAAACGCTCACGTTAAACCTGCGCAAGCCGCTCCAAGCAGGAACATATGAAGTGCGGTGGCAAGCAGCTGGTGCTGACGGCCATCGCATGAAAGGCACTGTGAACTTCACGGTACGCTAA
- a CDS encoding DUF2817 domain-containing protein: protein MITYAQARSAFLGAARLADATLNEYPNPERGPEGEALAIDVACLGDPNTAQKLVLISGVHGVEGYAGSMIPTDLIGRLLPSEGLEIVLIHAVNPHGMAWFRRVTEEGVDLNRNFVDFDQPLPANPAFDEQLAKWLTPSAAQKSTADAALMRWMKSDMPTMRAAVAGGQYRFPAAPFFGGFAPTWARANFETILAKHVGAARTVCIIAFHTGLGDGGIGQFIGSHTARAKEREIERFIWGEEYVESGEAGTISYIISGDLPDGVRRQLSGASVIAVAHEFGTLPEMSVLEALRIDHAAAVAKARDFACMKSIYDAFFVCDERWKTTVIKQAREGVERALTWFERQP, encoded by the coding sequence ATGATCACCTACGCTCAAGCACGGTCGGCATTCCTAGGCGCCGCACGACTGGCAGATGCAACGCTGAACGAATATCCAAATCCCGAGCGAGGGCCGGAGGGCGAAGCGCTCGCTATCGACGTTGCGTGTCTTGGCGATCCTAATACTGCACAAAAACTTGTCCTGATATCGGGCGTGCACGGCGTCGAGGGTTACGCTGGATCGATGATCCCGACCGATCTCATCGGTCGACTGCTGCCGTCTGAGGGTCTTGAGATTGTCTTGATCCATGCGGTCAATCCACATGGAATGGCTTGGTTTCGTCGCGTGACGGAGGAAGGCGTCGATCTCAACCGAAACTTTGTCGATTTCGATCAACCACTGCCGGCCAATCCTGCATTCGACGAACAGCTTGCCAAATGGCTTACACCCAGCGCCGCACAAAAGAGTACAGCAGATGCCGCACTCATGCGATGGATGAAGTCAGATATGCCGACTATGCGCGCGGCAGTCGCAGGTGGCCAATATCGCTTCCCGGCAGCACCTTTTTTCGGCGGTTTTGCGCCGACATGGGCGCGGGCCAATTTTGAAACCATCCTTGCCAAGCATGTCGGTGCGGCAAGGACGGTTTGCATCATCGCCTTTCATACCGGGCTGGGCGATGGTGGCATCGGCCAATTCATCGGATCGCATACCGCACGAGCGAAGGAGCGAGAGATCGAACGCTTCATATGGGGAGAGGAATATGTCGAAAGCGGTGAGGCCGGAACAATTTCCTATATTATCTCGGGCGACCTACCAGACGGAGTAAGGCGACAGTTGAGCGGAGCATCGGTCATTGCGGTTGCCCATGAATTCGGCACTTTGCCCGAGATGTCCGTACTTGAGGCGTTGCGGATCGACCACGCAGCTGCAGTCGCGAAGGCACGTGACTTTGCGTGCATGAAAAGCATCTACGACGCCTTTTTCGTTTGCGACGAGCGCTGGAAAACAACGGTGATCAAGCAAGCACGCGAGGGCGTGGAACGCGCACTTACATGGTTCGAAAGGCAACCGTAG